One window of Microcoleus sp. FACHB-672 genomic DNA carries:
- a CDS encoding sensor histidine kinase produces MNYLSSSSQNKTDCILVVDDSPDNVLLVQTILEEEGYDIVTAENGSSALAIIEQSPPDLVLLDVMMPGMDGYEVTRRVRQNAKLPFIPILLITAYDQSSLVQGLDMGADDFIRKPVELDELLARVRSLLRLKHSVDERDQIARQREDFVSRLTHDLRTPLVAANQMLNLLQQGALGEITPQCAEVFSTMARSNQNLLSMVNILLEVYRYEAGRKNLNFFPVDLKQLIGEVSQELTPLADSKSLSLNLHLDGDGEKTPGGGGAVMGDRLELHRLFTNLIANAIQYTDTGSIDVRLVAKPIAKSEPRLVTVEVQDTGVGIAMDDQVKLFERFRQATHKRGGSGLGLHLSRQIVEAHQGTIDVISEVGKGSVFIVRLPAASAT; encoded by the coding sequence ATGAATTATTTGTCTAGTTCCTCTCAGAATAAAACCGACTGTATTCTCGTTGTAGATGACTCTCCCGATAATGTCTTGCTAGTTCAGACAATTCTGGAAGAAGAGGGATACGACATTGTTACAGCCGAGAATGGCAGTTCTGCCTTAGCCATTATTGAACAGTCTCCCCCAGATTTAGTGCTGCTAGATGTGATGATGCCGGGGATGGATGGCTACGAAGTCACTAGGCGCGTTCGTCAGAATGCGAAGTTACCATTTATACCGATCTTGCTGATCACAGCCTACGACCAATCTAGTCTTGTGCAGGGCTTAGATATGGGGGCGGACGATTTTATTCGCAAGCCGGTGGAACTCGATGAACTGCTAGCGCGAGTCCGATCATTACTGCGGCTCAAGCATAGCGTTGACGAACGCGATCAGATCGCCCGCCAGCGGGAAGATTTTGTCTCTAGGCTCACCCACGACTTGCGAACCCCCCTGGTGGCAGCCAATCAAATGCTCAATTTACTGCAGCAAGGAGCCTTGGGAGAAATCACGCCCCAATGTGCGGAAGTGTTTTCTACAATGGCTCGCAGCAACCAAAACTTGCTGAGTATGGTGAATATATTGTTGGAGGTTTATCGTTATGAAGCCGGTCGTAAAAATCTCAACTTTTTTCCAGTTGATCTAAAACAACTGATCGGGGAAGTCTCCCAAGAATTAACTCCCTTAGCCGATTCTAAAAGTCTGAGTTTGAATTTACACCTAGATGGAGATGGAGAAAAGACCCCTGGCGGAGGGGGTGCTGTCATGGGTGATCGCCTGGAACTACACCGGCTTTTTACGAATTTAATCGCCAATGCGATTCAATACACTGATACTGGGTCAATTGATGTCCGCCTGGTTGCTAAACCTATAGCCAAATCTGAGCCTCGGTTGGTGACGGTTGAGGTACAAGACACCGGCGTTGGGATCGCGATGGATGACCAAGTGAAATTATTTGAACGCTTCCGCCAAGCCACCCACAAACGTGGAGGTAGCGGCTTGGGGCTGCACCTATCTCGCCAGATTGTAGAAGCTCATCAAGGCACCATTGATGTGATTTCTGAGGTGGGTAAAGGTAGTGTGTTTATTGTCCGCTTGCCCGCAGCGTCGGCTACTTGA
- a CDS encoding DJ-1/PfpI/YhbO family deglycase/protease, which produces MTPNNKANTKRVAILIENAVEDAEFQIPYKAMQMAGFETVVLGSRMNEAYKGKQGKVSMKPDGTTTEARAEDFDAVIIPGGMAPDFMRKNPNTVRFVQQLMAQGKVVASVCHGPQVLIEGDLLKGRNATGFISIRKDMENAGANYIDEPLVVDGNLITSRLPGDLAIFTTAILSRLGYGGKEAALPAETDATAEWWKLADSWGGSTKGEIVSAINTALAGERYSHEAFEQYLSKTSDTGFSALLREMIQNKRYHIQLLEARLDAFGEKPSLQAKAAEPLAKLNAALKGSDEMDLLRRTLGDVQTGVVDLYKLYMMLTDPITVALFRKIEVDLAQYEQRVAAFYHQRYGSETLKPAKPTTGAILG; this is translated from the coding sequence ATGACACCCAACAATAAAGCGAACACAAAACGCGTTGCTATCCTCATTGAAAACGCGGTTGAGGATGCAGAATTTCAGATTCCTTATAAAGCGATGCAGATGGCGGGGTTCGAGACAGTTGTGCTGGGTTCTCGCATGAATGAAGCCTACAAAGGCAAGCAGGGAAAAGTTTCGATGAAACCCGATGGAACCACAACGGAAGCTCGCGCTGAAGATTTCGATGCAGTGATTATTCCCGGCGGGATGGCACCTGATTTTATGCGGAAAAATCCCAATACTGTCCGGTTTGTGCAGCAGCTAATGGCGCAAGGGAAAGTTGTGGCTTCGGTTTGCCACGGTCCCCAAGTTTTAATTGAAGGCGACTTGCTCAAGGGTAGAAACGCCACCGGCTTTATCTCCATTCGCAAGGATATGGAAAATGCCGGCGCGAACTACATTGATGAGCCGTTAGTGGTGGATGGTAACTTGATCACCTCCCGGCTGCCTGGAGATTTAGCCATTTTTACCACCGCAATTCTCAGCCGGCTTGGTTATGGCGGCAAAGAAGCAGCGCTGCCGGCAGAAACTGATGCCACTGCCGAATGGTGGAAACTGGCGGATTCTTGGGGCGGCTCAACCAAGGGCGAAATTGTCAGCGCGATCAACACCGCACTGGCAGGTGAACGTTACTCCCACGAAGCATTCGAGCAATACCTTAGCAAAACTTCCGACACCGGCTTTTCTGCCCTGCTGCGGGAGATGATTCAGAATAAGCGCTATCACATCCAACTGCTAGAAGCGCGACTCGATGCGTTTGGCGAAAAACCCTCCTTGCAGGCAAAAGCAGCTGAACCTTTGGCTAAGTTAAACGCCGCTTTAAAAGGAAGCGACGAAATGGATCTGCTGCGCCGCACCCTCGGCGATGTCCAAACCGGCGTGGTCGATTTGTACAAACTTTATATGATGCTGACTGATCCGATAACCGTGGCGCTGTTCCGAAAAATTGAAGTGGATCTCGCTCAATATGAACAACGAGTTGCAGCATTTTACCACCAGCGCTATGGATCAGAAACCCTCAAGCCGGCCAAACCGACAACGGGTGCAATCCTTGGCTAA